From Methanococcus maripaludis, the proteins below share one genomic window:
- the smc gene encoding chromosome segregation protein SMC, whose translation MASLSEIHMKNFKSFKNSKLKIPDGFTAILGPNGSGKSNTIDGICFVLGKTSAKSLRAGKFNQLITYHNGKRENFAEVTLIFDNKDRKMPVDSDKVGISRKVKINGDNNYYLIWNEEKEVKENGEIKTVKEEKRKKVKKSEILDVIGKISLSADGFNIILQGDLIKIIDTTPNERRKIIDEISGVAEFDEKGEKAKKELEKAREFIEKIDIRINEVKNNLEKLKKEKEDAETHVKLTEELKATKYILTSKKIEFLNGILEKTKEEIEALKEMKVCFLKEISEYDAKSNDIRNRLQNLINELNEKGNEEIMELHKSIKEMEVTVDNDKKSLNGALDDLKNVNSQSEKKGQDLVETRQKIETIRTETLQKEAEINTLKTEMENLETEKKKLKSKVEESETQTEILKQQERKLSERINESQNELYNFKNEFNALENEINKKSFNLTKNKETIETLQKELEEIRSEHEDTKSLYKELEDVAVELEYSKKKVVTLLENKKEYQEKLDKSHADYIKENAKIKAMKDMEDFSLDRAVKSVLEAKLPGVVDIAGNLGKTDAEYKTAIENAGGNRLNYIVVKRMDDGARAIQYLKKNNLGRTTFLPLDRINGPEALYLYDEGIVGRAIDLVEFKPEYENLFRYVFGNTIIVENLDYAKTLSKDHKARFVTLEGEVIEPSGAMIGGRSRKKSVIKVDIDTSKLEKLAEQISELDGTLSETKDEIERLQNKNATYSTRKMELESRLKIIKDLEHKKEGILTNNGVKIKELELESRKLEEELDYLEGSKEELERKIEEFTKKISGFTTQRERISEEIASFENSEHSKRIKVIDETILNFEKKKNEFENEIKRDAVLIKEVLIPKISELNSNIKELSEKKTILEQNIQFYKNNVEKNFEILKTKKERYEDLTKDLRELTEKKEAFEKELEILNGEKRRVYGRINQNESQINSLSIDKAKYETRLEEEDRKLYVCENIEQISEDITSKIKEFDVDALESHQIDLEGHIKKLEPVNMRAIDDYQYIVDRYDELFEKRTDYENEEKKYLHLIEEVSKRKKEVFMDVYLKVAENYEKIYTEIGGSGKLSLENPEDPFSGGLLIDASPMNKKLQSLDVMSGGEKSLTALAFLFAIQHLNPAPFYVLDEVDAALDTKNAGLIGEMIKNASKDSQFIVISHREQMISKSDVMYGVCMENGLSKLVGLKI comes from the coding sequence ATGGCATCATTATCAGAAATCCACATGAAAAACTTCAAATCATTCAAAAATTCAAAATTAAAAATTCCCGATGGCTTCACTGCAATACTGGGGCCCAATGGATCAGGAAAATCAAATACCATTGATGGCATATGTTTTGTTCTTGGAAAAACTTCGGCAAAATCGCTTCGTGCAGGTAAATTTAACCAGCTTATTACTTATCATAATGGAAAAAGGGAAAATTTCGCAGAAGTTACGCTTATTTTTGATAATAAAGATAGAAAAATGCCTGTAGATTCAGATAAGGTTGGGATATCGCGAAAAGTTAAGATAAACGGCGATAACAACTACTACCTGATTTGGAATGAAGAAAAGGAAGTTAAGGAAAATGGGGAAATAAAAACCGTAAAGGAAGAAAAACGAAAGAAAGTAAAAAAATCTGAAATTTTAGATGTCATTGGAAAAATATCCCTTAGTGCTGATGGATTTAACATTATCCTCCAAGGAGACCTGATAAAAATTATAGATACCACACCAAATGAAAGAAGAAAGATTATCGATGAAATAAGTGGTGTCGCAGAATTCGATGAAAAAGGGGAAAAAGCAAAAAAAGAACTTGAAAAAGCAAGGGAATTCATTGAAAAAATTGATATCAGAATTAATGAAGTAAAAAACAATCTGGAAAAACTTAAAAAAGAAAAAGAAGATGCTGAAACTCATGTTAAATTAACAGAAGAATTAAAAGCAACAAAATACATTTTAACTTCTAAAAAAATTGAATTTTTAAACGGAATTTTGGAAAAAACTAAAGAAGAAATTGAAGCACTCAAAGAAATGAAAGTCTGTTTCTTAAAGGAAATTTCTGAATACGATGCAAAATCAAACGATATTAGAAATAGGCTTCAAAATTTGATAAACGAGCTAAATGAAAAAGGAAATGAAGAGATAATGGAACTTCACAAGTCCATTAAAGAAATGGAAGTAACCGTTGATAACGACAAAAAGTCCTTAAACGGAGCTCTCGATGACTTGAAAAATGTAAATTCGCAATCCGAAAAAAAAGGACAGGATTTAGTAGAAACTAGACAAAAAATAGAAACCATAAGGACCGAAACACTCCAAAAAGAAGCGGAAATTAACACTTTAAAAACTGAAATGGAAAATCTTGAAACTGAAAAGAAGAAGTTGAAGTCAAAGGTTGAAGAAAGTGAAACTCAGACTGAAATATTGAAACAGCAGGAGCGAAAATTATCTGAAAGAATAAATGAAAGTCAGAACGAACTTTACAATTTCAAAAATGAATTTAATGCTCTTGAAAATGAAATTAACAAAAAATCATTTAATTTAACAAAAAATAAAGAAACTATCGAAACCCTGCAAAAAGAACTTGAAGAAATACGTTCAGAACATGAAGATACTAAAAGCCTGTACAAAGAACTTGAGGATGTTGCGGTTGAACTTGAATACTCTAAAAAGAAAGTTGTAACACTTTTAGAAAATAAAAAAGAGTACCAGGAAAAATTGGATAAATCTCATGCCGATTACATAAAAGAAAATGCTAAAATTAAGGCAATGAAAGATATGGAAGATTTCAGCCTTGATAGGGCCGTAAAAAGTGTTCTTGAAGCAAAATTACCTGGAGTAGTGGATATTGCAGGAAATTTAGGAAAAACTGATGCAGAATACAAAACTGCAATTGAAAATGCAGGTGGAAACAGGCTAAATTACATCGTTGTAAAAAGAATGGATGATGGTGCAAGAGCAATTCAGTATTTAAAAAAGAATAATCTTGGTAGAACCACATTTTTACCACTTGATAGGATCAATGGACCAGAAGCTCTTTATCTATATGATGAAGGGATCGTTGGAAGGGCGATTGATCTTGTTGAATTTAAACCGGAATATGAAAACTTATTCAGATATGTTTTTGGAAATACGATCATTGTTGAAAATTTAGATTACGCAAAAACCTTATCAAAAGATCACAAAGCACGATTTGTAACTCTTGAAGGTGAGGTCATCGAGCCATCCGGTGCGATGATTGGTGGACGTTCAAGAAAAAAATCAGTTATTAAAGTTGATATAGACACATCCAAACTTGAAAAACTTGCAGAGCAGATTTCAGAACTCGACGGTACATTATCTGAAACTAAAGATGAAATTGAACGCCTTCAAAATAAAAATGCAACATATTCAACAAGAAAGATGGAACTTGAAAGCAGATTAAAGATTATTAAAGATTTGGAACATAAAAAAGAAGGAATACTCACAAACAATGGAGTAAAAATTAAAGAACTTGAATTGGAATCCCGAAAGCTCGAAGAAGAACTAGATTATTTAGAAGGTTCAAAAGAAGAACTCGAAAGAAAAATCGAAGAATTTACTAAAAAAATTAGTGGATTTACAACCCAAAGGGAAAGGATTTCTGAAGAAATAGCATCTTTTGAAAATTCAGAGCATTCCAAAAGAATCAAGGTAATAGATGAAACTATTCTTAATTTTGAAAAGAAAAAAAATGAATTTGAAAACGAAATAAAAAGGGATGCAGTGCTTATTAAAGAAGTTTTAATCCCAAAAATAAGCGAATTAAATAGCAATATCAAAGAATTAAGTGAAAAAAAGACAATTCTTGAACAAAACATTCAATTCTACAAAAACAATGTTGAAAAGAACTTTGAAATTTTGAAAACCAAAAAAGAACGCTACGAAGACCTTACAAAAGATTTAAGAGAACTTACTGAAAAGAAAGAAGCGTTTGAAAAAGAACTGGAAATATTAAATGGCGAAAAAAGAAGAGTTTACGGAAGAATTAACCAGAACGAAAGTCAGATCAACAGCCTTTCGATTGATAAGGCAAAATATGAAACTAGGCTTGAAGAAGAAGATAGAAAATTATACGTTTGTGAAAATATCGAACAAATATCTGAAGATATTACTTCCAAAATAAAAGAGTTTGATGTAGATGCTCTTGAAAGTCACCAGATCGACCTTGAAGGACATATCAAAAAATTAGAACCTGTAAACATGCGTGCTATTGATGATTATCAATATATTGTAGATAGATACGACGAACTCTTTGAAAAAAGAACTGATTACGAAAACGAAGAAAAAAAATATCTCCATTTAATTGAAGAAGTCAGCAAAAGGAAAAAAGAAGTATTTATGGATGTTTACTTAAAAGTTGCTGAAAACTATGAAAAGATATATACTGAAATTGGGGGAAGTGGAAAATTAAGTCTGGAAAATCCAGAAGATCCATTTTCAGGCGGTTTATTAATTGATGCATCCCCAATGAACAAAAAATTACAGAGCCTGGATGTAATGAGCGGTGGTGAAAAGTCGCTTACTGCACTTGCATTTTTATTTGCGATCCAGCACCTAAATCCTGCTCCGTTCTACGTGCTTGACGAAGTTGATGCTGCACTTGATACAAAGAATGCGGGATTAATCGGTGAAATGATTAAAAATGCATCGAAAGATTCACAGTTCATTGTAATATCTCACCGTGAACAGATGATAAGTAAGTCTGACGTTATGTATGGAGTATGTATGGAAAATGGACTCAGTAAATTAGTCGGATTAAAAATTTAA
- a CDS encoding pyridoxal phosphate-dependent aminotransferase, translating into MRTDIVSSGVGELSYEIREIVKVAKKAESSGLEVVWENIGDPIAKGEKLPLWIKEIVSETTMDDSSYGYCPTRGLLETREFLTDLNNSRNGAQITPDEIVFFNGLGDAITNIYGLMRKECRVIGPTPAYSTHSSAEGLYSNCRPVMYELDKDDGWNPDIDDLRNKVKYNPSIASILLINPGNPTGAVYSKKILSEVVDIANEYDLFILADEIYSNLVYNGKKHNYLSEVLDDVPGISLKGISKDLPWPGSRCGWTEFYNTQSDELFKKYTENICKFKMIEVCSTTLPQKVIPKIMSDKRYNKYLEERKSYYETASKYVYNKMKNIDGLNVNRTDGAFYNTIVLEKEYLNENQSLKIQDSGLKNYVESISKGIPEDKRFVYYLLASTGICGVPLTSFCSEHNGMRFTLLERDEEKRNWVFETIAEKVEEYFNSSN; encoded by the coding sequence ATGAGAACCGATATTGTCAGTTCAGGAGTAGGGGAGTTGTCCTATGAAATCAGAGAAATTGTAAAGGTGGCTAAAAAAGCCGAAAGTTCGGGATTAGAAGTTGTATGGGAAAATATTGGTGATCCTATTGCCAAAGGAGAAAAGCTTCCCCTCTGGATAAAAGAAATAGTTTCAGAAACCACAATGGATGACAGTTCTTATGGATATTGTCCTACAAGGGGTCTTTTAGAAACGAGGGAGTTTTTAACTGATTTAAACAACAGCAGAAATGGGGCACAAATTACGCCTGATGAAATCGTGTTTTTTAACGGTTTAGGGGACGCTATCACAAATATTTACGGTTTGATGAGAAAAGAGTGTAGGGTAATTGGCCCAACACCCGCATATTCCACACATTCTTCTGCAGAAGGACTTTATTCAAACTGTAGGCCTGTAATGTATGAATTGGATAAGGATGACGGATGGAATCCAGATATTGATGATTTGAGAAATAAAGTAAAATATAATCCATCAATTGCATCGATATTATTAATAAATCCTGGAAATCCAACCGGTGCAGTTTATTCAAAGAAAATATTAAGCGAAGTTGTAGACATTGCAAATGAATACGACCTTTTCATTTTAGCGGATGAAATATATTCTAACCTTGTTTATAATGGAAAAAAACACAACTACTTATCAGAAGTTTTAGATGACGTTCCAGGGATTTCTTTAAAGGGAATTTCTAAGGATCTGCCATGGCCTGGTTCAAGGTGTGGTTGGACAGAGTTTTACAATACTCAAAGTGATGAATTATTCAAGAAATACACTGAAAACATCTGCAAGTTTAAAATGATTGAAGTATGTTCGACAACACTTCCTCAAAAAGTAATTCCAAAGATAATGTCTGATAAACGATATAATAAGTACCTTGAAGAAAGGAAAAGCTACTACGAAACGGCTTCAAAGTACGTATACAATAAAATGAAAAATATCGATGGACTAAATGTAAACAGAACTGATGGTGCATTCTATAACACCATAGTTTTAGAAAAAGAATATTTAAATGAAAACCAATCTTTGAAAATTCAAGATAGTGGACTTAAAAATTATGTTGAATCGATTTCAAAAGGAATCCCTGAAGATAAAAGATTTGTATATTACTTACTTGCATCTACTGGAATTTGCGGTGTTCCTTTAACATCATTCTGTTCAGAACACAATGGAATGAGATTCACGCTTCTTGAAAGAGACGAAGAAAAGAGAAATTGGGTTTTTGAAACAATCGCAGAAAAAGTTGAAGAATATTTTAACAGCAGTAACTAA
- a CDS encoding DEAD/DEAH box helicase, whose translation MHVTHPLIKPETIEARIYQQLVVASALKQNTLCVLGTGLGKTAIAALTIAGILSKQDGKVLIIAPSRPLVDQHFKSMNQFLNIDSEKIVILNGKISPKKREAMWESGKIFIATPQVAENDIISKILKPSQFSLLIADEAHHTTGNHSYTFVANKFKKKSHVLGLTASPGSNIDRIFEICGNLGIEHVEIKTEEDPDVAPYVAKVKMRPKRVELPEEFEVNLTLLKNALKDRLRDLKENRVIHSITVNKSELLGLNKKIMAMDDNIKYEMLRISSEAVKLEHAIEMLETQGKSTFLNYYQKLLTQNTKSAKEITNDPRFIQAVKNLNEIDIEHPKYEKMLEIVKEILKENEKIIIFAQYRDTVQKIVDLLSENGIEAIMFVGQSNKDGKGMNQKEQAKAIERFKNEANVLVSTSVSEEGIDISSVNYVLFYEPVPSEIRMIQRRGRAARGEGGQVIVLIAQKTRDEGYYRAGLAKEKNMKNILKNMQTTLNKKLKELTEEESGNKENFDDTNNKDHYMDLRSVVSSKTSDNLEEKKPTKHDKKSKSGLPNKATIIVDSRERHIGRYLSEKAEVEFKTLEIGDYILSDRVAVERKTAEDFENSIIDKRLFNQVMDLKKYERPLMIIEGNEFVRIHENAIRGMMFSIMIDYQIPVMFSRDIEDTADILVKLAEREQIKEKREISIRYGKRPMSLKERQKFLVEGLPDVGPVMAENLLDNFNSVEDIFTASEAELKAVEGVGPITAKKIREVVSKKYRE comes from the coding sequence ATGCATGTAACTCATCCTTTGATAAAACCAGAAACTATTGAAGCTAGAATTTACCAGCAACTCGTTGTAGCAAGTGCACTAAAGCAAAATACGTTATGTGTTCTTGGAACAGGACTTGGTAAAACTGCAATTGCGGCCCTTACAATAGCTGGAATTTTATCTAAACAAGATGGAAAAGTTTTAATCATTGCACCATCAAGGCCGCTTGTAGACCAGCACTTTAAGAGCATGAATCAATTTTTAAACATCGATTCAGAAAAGATTGTCATTTTAAACGGTAAAATCTCACCAAAAAAACGAGAAGCAATGTGGGAATCTGGTAAAATCTTTATAGCAACACCTCAGGTTGCAGAAAACGATATTATTTCTAAAATTTTAAAACCATCTCAATTTTCACTTTTAATTGCTGATGAGGCACATCACACAACTGGAAACCACTCTTACACGTTTGTTGCAAACAAGTTTAAGAAAAAATCGCATGTTTTAGGATTAACAGCATCCCCTGGTTCAAACATTGATAGAATATTTGAAATCTGTGGGAATTTGGGAATCGAACACGTTGAAATAAAAACGGAGGAAGACCCAGATGTTGCACCATACGTTGCAAAAGTTAAAATGCGGCCAAAACGTGTCGAACTTCCCGAAGAGTTTGAAGTAAATTTAACTCTTTTAAAAAATGCATTAAAGGATCGTTTAAGAGATTTAAAAGAAAATAGGGTAATTCATTCTATAACTGTAAATAAATCCGAATTACTCGGGTTAAACAAAAAAATAATGGCAATGGATGATAATATAAAGTATGAAATGCTTCGAATTTCATCTGAAGCTGTAAAATTAGAGCATGCAATTGAAATGCTTGAAACACAAGGCAAAAGCACGTTTTTAAATTATTACCAGAAACTTTTAACTCAAAATACAAAGTCTGCAAAGGAAATTACAAATGATCCAAGATTTATTCAGGCGGTTAAAAATTTAAACGAAATCGATATAGAGCATCCAAAATATGAAAAGATGCTTGAAATTGTAAAAGAAATTTTAAAAGAAAACGAAAAAATAATTATTTTTGCACAGTATAGGGATACAGTTCAAAAAATTGTGGATTTACTTTCTGAAAATGGAATTGAAGCAATAATGTTTGTTGGGCAATCCAATAAAGATGGAAAAGGGATGAATCAGAAAGAACAGGCAAAAGCAATTGAACGATTTAAAAATGAGGCAAATGTGCTTGTTTCAACGAGTGTTTCAGAAGAGGGAATTGATATTTCAAGTGTAAATTATGTTTTATTTTACGAACCAGTTCCTTCAGAAATCAGAATGATTCAAAGAAGAGGTCGTGCTGCAAGGGGCGAAGGCGGACAGGTAATCGTTTTAATTGCACAAAAAACTCGGGATGAAGGATATTATCGAGCAGGGCTTGCAAAAGAAAAGAACATGAAAAATATCCTAAAAAACATGCAAACTACATTAAATAAAAAATTAAAAGAATTAACGGAAGAAGAAAGTGGAAACAAAGAGAATTTTGATGATACAAATAATAAAGATCACTACATGGATTTAAGATCGGTTGTAAGTTCTAAAACATCTGATAACTTAGAAGAAAAGAAACCGACAAAACATGATAAAAAAAGTAAAAGTGGACTGCCAAACAAGGCAACCATAATAGTGGATTCAAGAGAACGTCATATTGGAAGATACCTTTCAGAAAAAGCAGAAGTTGAATTTAAAACCCTTGAAATCGGGGATTATATTTTAAGTGACAGGGTTGCAGTTGAGAGAAAAACTGCAGAGGACTTTGAAAACTCAATCATTGATAAAAGGCTGTTTAATCAGGTAATGGACTTAAAAAAATATGAAAGACCTTTAATGATTATCGAAGGAAATGAATTTGTTAGAATTCACGAAAACGCGATACGCGGTATGATGTTTTCAATAATGATCGATTACCAGATACCAGTAATGTTTTCAAGGGATATTGAAGATACAGCAGATATCTTGGTAAAACTTGCAGAAAGGGAGCAGATAAAAGAAAAACGAGAAATATCTATAAGATATGGAAAAAGGCCAATGTCTTTAAAAGAACGTCAAAAATTTTTGGTAGAAGGTCTTCCTGATGTTGGGCCAGTAATGGCTGAAAATCTTTTGGATAACTTTAATTCGGTTGAAGATATATTTACTGCATCAGAAGCAGAATTGAAGGCTGTTGAAGGAGTTGGGCCGATAACTGCTAAAAAGATTAGGGAAGTTGTATCTAAAAAGTATAGAGAATAG
- the aroD gene encoding type I 3-dehydroquinate dehydratase, whose translation MICIPVIDEDVSDAINSAKEALKYGDIVEFRIDLLNDVNFEDIEEFSKIPSIITIRAEWEGGAWKKSNDERIELLKHAIKNNVKFVDIELKEEKNLELVKYRNEIGSTTKIIVSYHDFEKTPEIDELIDVVEKELKIGDIAKFATFAHSKEDTLKILNLMNRYAGKIIAIGMGESGKLTRILGLDFGSILTFASMEGKASAPGQVDVKKLKEILELLK comes from the coding sequence ATGATCTGTATTCCTGTAATTGATGAAGATGTGTCTGATGCAATAAATTCCGCAAAAGAAGCTTTAAAATACGGAGATATTGTGGAATTTAGAATTGATTTATTAAATGATGTAAATTTTGAAGATATCGAAGAGTTTTCAAAAATTCCGTCCATAATTACAATAAGAGCAGAATGGGAAGGTGGAGCTTGGAAAAAGTCAAACGATGAAAGAATCGAGCTTTTAAAACACGCGATAAAAAATAATGTGAAATTTGTGGACATTGAACTAAAAGAAGAAAAAAACTTAGAATTGGTTAAATATAGAAATGAAATTGGATCAACTACGAAAATTATCGTTTCATACCACGATTTTGAAAAAACCCCTGAAATTGACGAATTAATTGATGTAGTTGAAAAAGAGTTAAAAATTGGAGACATTGCAAAATTTGCAACGTTTGCGCATTCAAAAGAAGATACTTTAAAAATATTAAATTTGATGAACAGGTATGCTGGAAAAATAATTGCAATTGGCATGGGCGAATCTGGAAAACTTACAAGGATTTTGGGTTTGGATTTTGGATCAATACTCACCTTTGCATCAATGGAAGGAAAAGCATCTGCCCCAGGTCAGGTCGACGTTAAAAAACTAAAAGAAATTTTAGAATTGCTAAAATAA
- a CDS encoding DUF371 domain-containing protein, with protein MAFEFTIYAKGHENISANHKSTLEITKENHVTCTGDCIIGISADKSMLDFSESFKENLRNSDKITVEIEVDGLKEVITGKGNSKLTLDHKTDIVIRTSDFSCSRTLMVNSDKASKDINREIVKKLKKGADLKFKIIVE; from the coding sequence ATGGCTTTTGAATTTACAATTTACGCAAAAGGACACGAAAATATCAGCGCAAATCACAAAAGTACACTTGAAATTACAAAAGAAAACCACGTGACGTGCACTGGCGACTGCATCATTGGAATTTCTGCAGACAAATCTATGCTCGATTTTTCGGAAAGTTTTAAAGAAAATTTAAGAAATTCGGATAAAATTACTGTTGAAATTGAAGTTGATGGATTAAAAGAAGTAATTACTGGAAAAGGTAACTCAAAATTAACACTTGACCATAAAACAGATATTGTAATTAGAACGAGCGACTTTTCATGTAGTAGGACGTTAATGGTTAATTCAGATAAGGCTTCAAAAGACATAAACCGCGAAATTGTTAAAAAATTAAAAAAAGGAGCAGATTTGAAGTTTAAAATAATTGTTGAATAA
- a CDS encoding RtcB family protein, with translation MKSTVTKIAEKTYQLPVSYKDCMRVPGNVYLDELLFEHLEADVFKQIANVACLPGIQKYSLAMPDCHYGYGFCIGGVAAFDEVTGVISPGGVGFDINCGVRLVKTNLTKNDVTPKLKELLSEIFKNVPSGLGSKGKIRITKDEIDSVLEEGVSWAVEEGYGWEKDINHIEEHGKMKEADPTLVSDNAKKRGLPQLGSLGSGNHFLEVQYVDEIFDEDAAKTFGVSPDQVVLMIHTGSRGLGHQICADYLRYMENAAKKYNIKLPDRQLACAPINSEEGQKYFKAMSCGANYAWANRQLITHWIRESFETIFKTSAEDLEMDIIYDVAHNIAKKEQHLIDGVLKNVVVHRKGATRAFGPGHAEIPSDYVNIGQPVIIPGDMGTASYLMHGTEKAMEQTFGSTAHGAGRALSRVKALKLYTGNEVQEALQKKGILVMADSKGVIAEECPEAYKDIENVADICHDSGISLKVAKMKPMGVVKG, from the coding sequence ATGAAATCTACGGTTACTAAAATCGCTGAAAAAACGTACCAGCTTCCAGTAAGTTATAAAGACTGCATGAGGGTTCCCGGAAACGTTTACCTTGATGAATTATTGTTTGAACATCTTGAAGCGGATGTATTTAAACAGATTGCAAATGTTGCATGTCTTCCAGGTATTCAAAAGTACTCACTTGCAATGCCCGACTGCCACTACGGATACGGTTTTTGTATCGGGGGAGTTGCCGCATTTGACGAAGTTACAGGAGTAATTAGTCCTGGCGGAGTTGGTTTTGATATCAACTGTGGTGTGAGACTAGTTAAAACAAATTTAACGAAAAACGATGTTACTCCAAAATTAAAGGAACTTTTATCAGAAATTTTTAAAAATGTTCCTTCAGGACTTGGAAGCAAAGGAAAAATAAGAATTACAAAAGATGAAATTGATAGTGTCCTTGAAGAAGGGGTTTCATGGGCAGTTGAAGAAGGATATGGTTGGGAAAAAGATATAAACCATATTGAAGAACATGGAAAAATGAAAGAAGCAGATCCAACGCTTGTTTCAGACAATGCTAAAAAACGAGGACTTCCACAACTTGGATCTTTAGGTAGTGGTAACCACTTTTTAGAAGTTCAGTATGTTGATGAAATATTTGATGAAGATGCTGCAAAAACGTTTGGAGTGTCACCTGATCAGGTAGTTTTAATGATACACACGGGTTCAAGAGGTCTTGGACACCAGATATGTGCAGATTACTTAAGATACATGGAAAACGCTGCAAAAAAATATAATATTAAATTACCCGACAGACAGCTTGCATGTGCACCGATAAATTCGGAAGAAGGTCAAAAGTACTTTAAAGCAATGTCTTGCGGTGCAAACTATGCATGGGCGAACAGACAGTTAATTACGCATTGGATAAGGGAAAGTTTTGAAACGATATTTAAAACGAGTGCGGAAGATTTAGAAATGGATATAATATATGATGTAGCACATAACATTGCTAAAAAAGAGCAGCATTTAATTGATGGAGTGTTGAAAAATGTCGTTGTTCACAGGAAAGGTGCTACAAGGGCATTTGGGCCAGGTCATGCTGAGATTCCATCAGATTACGTTAATATTGGACAGCCAGTAATAATTCCAGGTGATATGGGCACTGCGTCTTATTTAATGCACGGAACAGAAAAAGCAATGGAACAAACATTTGGATCAACTGCACACGGTGCTGGAAGGGCCTTAAGTCGAGTAAAAGCACTTAAACTCTACACTGGAAATGAAGTTCAGGAAGCACTCCAAAAGAAAGGAATTTTGGTAATGGCAGATTCAAAAGGGGTCATTGCAGAAGAATGTCCTGAAGCTTACAAAGATATTGAAAATGTTGCAGATATATGCCATGATTCAGGGATATCTTTAAAAGTTGCAAAAATGAAACCGATGGGAGTTGTAAAAGGATAA
- the asd gene encoding aspartate-semialdehyde dehydrogenase: MNIKVGILGATGNVGQRFIQMLENHPVFELEALGASQRSAGKTYKDACYWYQTEPIPEEIANATVVSTDPNDKAYDDVDIVFSALPADLAKTLEPEFAKAGKYVFSNASAMRMESDVPLIVPEVNPEHFGMLEAQKSNRCSDGAVITNPNCSTIGAVISLKPIMDKFGIDLVNITTMQAISGAGYSGVPSMAILDNMVPYIGGEEEKMQTESLKILGSMDGNNFKNGNFKIGVSCNRVPVIDGHTESIFVKTTEEATPEEVAKAMNEFDPLKGLNLPSYAKPIVLREENDRPQPRLDRNTGKGMSIVVGRVRKDPIFTVKYTALEHNTIRGAAGASVLNAELFVQKYL, from the coding sequence ATGAACATAAAAGTAGGTATTTTGGGAGCTACTGGAAACGTTGGACAGAGATTTATACAGATGCTTGAAAATCATCCCGTTTTTGAACTCGAAGCGCTTGGCGCATCACAGAGGAGTGCAGGAAAAACTTACAAGGATGCATGCTACTGGTACCAGACCGAACCAATTCCTGAAGAAATTGCAAATGCAACTGTTGTTTCAACCGACCCAAACGATAAAGCTTATGATGATGTTGATATTGTTTTTTCAGCGCTACCGGCAGATCTGGCAAAAACACTTGAGCCAGAATTTGCTAAAGCTGGAAAATATGTATTTTCAAACGCTTCAGCAATGAGAATGGAATCAGACGTTCCATTAATTGTTCCAGAAGTAAACCCTGAACACTTTGGAATGCTTGAAGCGCAAAAAAGCAACAGGTGCTCAGATGGTGCAGTAATTACAAATCCAAACTGTTCAACAATTGGGGCAGTAATTTCATTAAAACCGATAATGGATAAATTTGGAATTGATTTAGTAAATATCACCACAATGCAGGCAATAAGCGGTGCGGGATACAGTGGGGTTCCTTCAATGGCAATTTTAGACAATATGGTTCCATACATTGGCGGTGAAGAAGAAAAAATGCAGACAGAATCATTAAAAATTCTTGGAAGCATGGACGGAAACAATTTTAAAAACGGAAACTTTAAAATTGGCGTATCTTGCAACAGAGTTCCAGTAATTGATGGCCACACTGAAAGCATATTTGTAAAAACAACCGAAGAAGCAACGCCTGAGGAAGTTGCAAAAGCAATGAATGAATTTGATCCATTAAAAGGTTTAAATTTACCAAGCTACGCAAAACCAATTGTTTTAAGGGAAGAAAATGACAGACCTCAACCAAGACTTGACAGAAATACTGGAAAAGGAATGTCAATCGTTGTTGGAAGGGTTAGAAAAGACCCGATCTTCACTGTAAAATACACTGCACTTGAACACAACACAATAAGGGGAGCTGCAGGAGCAAGTGTTTTAAATGCTGAATTGTTCGTTCAAAAATACCTTTAA